A region from the Candidatus Thiothrix putei genome encodes:
- the rplP gene encoding 50S ribosomal protein L16, whose protein sequence is MLQPKRTKFRKQMKGRNRGLALAGSKVSFGDFGLKTVERGRLTARQIESARRAINRYVRRGGKIWIRVFPDKPISKKPLEVRQGKGKGNVEYWVALVQPGKVLYEIEGVAEEIAREAFRLASAKLPVKTTFVSRQVM, encoded by the coding sequence ATGTTACAACCCAAGAGAACCAAATTCCGCAAACAGATGAAAGGCCGCAATCGCGGTCTGGCATTGGCGGGCAGCAAAGTCAGCTTCGGCGATTTCGGACTGAAAACGGTAGAGCGTGGTCGCTTGACGGCACGTCAAATTGAATCGGCACGTCGTGCGATCAACCGTTATGTACGTCGTGGCGGTAAAATCTGGATTCGCGTGTTCCCGGACAAGCCAATCAGCAAAAAGCCGTTGGAAGTCCGTCAAGGTAAAGGTAAAGGGAACGTTGAATACTGGGTGGCACTGGTTCAGCCTGGCAAGGTTCTCTATGAAATTGAAGGTGTGGCAGAAGAAATTGCACGCGAGGCTTTCCGCCTTGCTTCTGCAAAACTGCCGGTTAAGACTACATTTGTTTCCCGTCAGGTGATGTGA
- the rpsC gene encoding 30S ribosomal protein S3: MGQKVHPTGIRLGIATDWRSKWYAEGKDYADFLFKDLEVRTFLKKKLKEASVSRIQIERPAKSAFITIHTARPGVVIGKKGEDIEKLRAETAAKLGLHVNNVKLNIEEIRKPELDSQLVAESIASQLERRIMFRRAAKRAVANAMRLGALGIKVCVAGRLNGAEIARTEFFREGRVPLHTLRADIDYATAEALTTYGIIGVKVWIYKGEVFDLEQKQQSSQSQGQNQGQGRKKK, encoded by the coding sequence ATGGGTCAGAAAGTACATCCAACCGGTATTCGTCTTGGTATCGCCACCGACTGGCGCTCTAAGTGGTACGCTGAAGGCAAGGATTATGCCGACTTCCTGTTCAAAGATTTGGAAGTGCGCACATTCTTGAAAAAGAAGCTGAAAGAGGCTTCGGTTAGCCGCATTCAAATTGAGCGTCCTGCAAAGTCTGCGTTTATTACCATTCATACAGCACGTCCGGGCGTGGTGATTGGTAAGAAAGGCGAGGATATTGAGAAGCTGCGTGCAGAAACGGCTGCAAAGCTGGGCTTACACGTCAATAACGTGAAGCTAAATATCGAAGAAATTCGTAAGCCTGAATTGGATTCCCAATTGGTTGCCGAAAGCATTGCTAGCCAGCTTGAGCGTCGTATTATGTTCCGCCGCGCTGCAAAGCGTGCTGTTGCGAACGCAATGCGCTTAGGTGCGTTAGGCATCAAAGTTTGTGTGGCAGGTCGTTTGAATGGTGCAGAAATCGCGCGGACTGAATTTTTCCGCGAAGGTCGTGTGCCGCTTCATACACTGCGTGCTGACATCGACTATGCAACTGCGGAAGCTCTCACCACCTATGGTATCATCGGTGTGAAAGTTTGGATCTACAAGGGCGAAGTCTTCGACCTGGAACAGAAACAGCAATCTAGCCAAAGCCAAGGTCAGAACCAAGGTCAAGGCAGAAAGAAGAAGTGA
- the rplV gene encoding 50S ribosomal protein L22, which produces MEVAAKLRFARISPQKCRLVADQIRGLPVDKALNILAFSPKKGAAMLKKVLESAIANAEHNDGADVDELCIKSVFVDQGPTMKRIMPRAKGRANRILKRTSHITVAVGEK; this is translated from the coding sequence ATGGAAGTTGCTGCAAAATTGCGTTTCGCACGCATTTCACCTCAGAAGTGCCGACTGGTCGCTGATCAGATTCGTGGACTGCCGGTGGACAAAGCACTGAATATTCTGGCGTTTAGCCCGAAGAAAGGTGCGGCGATGCTGAAAAAAGTTCTGGAATCTGCGATTGCTAACGCTGAACACAATGACGGTGCCGATGTGGACGAATTGTGCATTAAAAGCGTATTCGTTGATCAAGGTCCAACCATGAAACGTATCATGCCGCGTGCTAAAGGTCGTGCTAACCGCATCCTGAAGCGCACCAGTCACATTACCGTCGCTGTAGGCGAGAAGTAA
- the rpsS gene encoding 30S ribosomal protein S19 gives MPRSLKKGPFVDHHLMKKVETAKAANDRRPIKTWSRRSMILPEFIGLTVAVHNGKQHVPVLVNENMVGHKLGEFALTRSYRGHVADKKSK, from the coding sequence GTGCCACGTTCACTCAAAAAAGGTCCTTTCGTTGACCATCACCTGATGAAGAAGGTCGAAACTGCTAAAGCTGCTAATGATCGTCGTCCAATCAAAACATGGTCCCGCCGCTCCATGATCCTGCCCGAATTTATCGGCTTGACTGTGGCCGTACACAACGGCAAGCAGCATGTTCCGGTGCTGGTTAATGAAAATATGGTAGGCCATAAGTTGGGTGAGTTTGCACTGACCCGTTCTTACCGTGGTCACGTTGCCGACAAAAAGTCGAAGTAA
- the rplB gene encoding 50S ribosomal protein L2, which yields MAVVKAKPTSPGRRFQVKVVNKELHKGEPCKSLLENKRKSGGRNNTGRITTRHVGGGHRQHYRIVDFKRRKDDIPARVERLEYDPNRSANIALLLYADGERRYIIAPKGLSAGAEVISGIHAPIAAGNCLPMRNIPVGSVIHCIEMKVGKGSQLARSAGASAQLVAREGAYATIRLRSGEMRKVPVDCRATVGEVGNSEHGLIKLGKAGAKRWRGVRPTVRGVVMNPVDHPHGGGEGRTSGGRHPVTPWGVPTKGYKTRSNKRTDNMIVRRRNKK from the coding sequence ATGGCAGTCGTTAAGGCAAAACCAACCTCCCCAGGGCGTCGCTTCCAGGTTAAGGTTGTCAACAAAGAGTTACACAAGGGTGAGCCTTGTAAGAGTTTGTTGGAAAACAAGCGTAAGAGTGGTGGACGTAATAATACAGGCCGTATTACTACCCGTCATGTGGGTGGTGGTCATCGCCAACACTATCGCATCGTCGACTTCAAACGTCGTAAGGATGATATTCCTGCTCGTGTTGAGCGTTTGGAATATGACCCTAACCGCAGTGCCAATATTGCATTGCTGTTGTATGCCGATGGTGAACGTCGCTATATCATTGCGCCGAAAGGGTTGAGTGCGGGTGCAGAAGTCATTTCTGGTATCCATGCGCCGATTGCTGCCGGTAACTGCCTGCCGATGCGTAATATTCCGGTTGGTAGCGTGATTCACTGCATTGAAATGAAAGTGGGTAAGGGGTCTCAGTTGGCACGTAGTGCAGGTGCTTCTGCCCAGTTGGTGGCGCGTGAAGGCGCTTATGCCACCATTCGCCTGCGGTCAGGTGAAATGCGGAAGGTTCCGGTAGACTGCCGTGCAACGGTAGGCGAAGTCGGTAACTCTGAACATGGCTTGATTAAGCTGGGTAAGGCTGGTGCAAAACGCTGGCGCGGTGTCCGTCCTACTGTCCGTGGTGTGGTCATGAACCCGGTAGACCATCCGCACGGTGGTGGTGAAGGTCGTACCTCTGGTGGTCGTCACCCTGTTACTCCTTGGGGTGTTCCAACCAAGGGTTACAAAACTCGTAGCAACAAACGCACTGACAATATGATTGTCCGTCGCCGGAACAAAAAGTAA
- the rplW gene encoding 50S ribosomal protein L23, with product MSMERLYHVLVAPRVTEKTVRASEKANQYVFKVAKTATKQEIKDAVETLFEVKVDQVRTINVKGKQKNFGRRSGHRNDWKKAYVSLSEGFSLDAAAE from the coding sequence ATGAGTATGGAACGTCTCTATCATGTTTTGGTTGCGCCGCGTGTGACAGAGAAAACTGTCCGTGCTTCTGAAAAAGCAAACCAGTACGTGTTCAAGGTTGCCAAAACTGCAACCAAACAAGAAATCAAGGATGCTGTCGAGACTTTGTTTGAAGTCAAGGTTGATCAGGTTCGTACCATCAACGTAAAAGGCAAGCAGAAGAACTTTGGGCGTCGTAGCGGTCATCGCAATGACTGGAAAAAGGCTTATGTTAGCCTGTCCGAAGGTTTCTCTCTGGATGCGGCAGCGGAATAA
- the rplD gene encoding 50S ribosomal protein L4, which yields MELQIANGGSVAVSDDVFAREFNEGLVHQAVVAYMAAGRAGTKAQKTRSDVSGGGAKPFKQKGTGRARAGSIRSPLWRTGGKSFAARPRDFTQKLNKKMYRAAMRAIFSELVRQERFVVVDSFNIEEPKTKLMLAKLKEYGSNDVLLVSDVDDVNVLLAARNIPYCEVATVAGLNPVSLVGHQKVVVTTGAVSKIQEWLA from the coding sequence ATGGAATTACAGATTGCAAATGGTGGTTCAGTCGCGGTAAGTGACGACGTTTTTGCACGTGAATTTAATGAGGGTTTGGTGCATCAGGCGGTTGTTGCTTATATGGCGGCGGGTCGTGCGGGTACTAAAGCGCAAAAGACCCGTTCTGATGTCAGCGGTGGTGGTGCTAAGCCTTTTAAGCAAAAGGGTACCGGTCGCGCCCGTGCAGGCAGCATCCGTAGCCCACTGTGGCGTACAGGTGGTAAGTCTTTTGCAGCACGTCCCCGTGACTTTACGCAAAAGCTGAACAAGAAAATGTACCGCGCAGCTATGCGTGCGATTTTCTCTGAGTTGGTGCGTCAAGAACGTTTTGTGGTGGTTGACTCTTTCAATATTGAAGAGCCTAAAACCAAGTTGATGCTGGCAAAGTTGAAAGAGTACGGCTCGAACGACGTATTGTTGGTATCGGATGTGGATGATGTGAATGTGCTGCTGGCGGCACGCAATATCCCTTACTGTGAAGTTGCCACGGTGGCTGGTTTGAATCCGGTTAGCTTGGTTGGTCATCAGAAGGTTGTTGTGACCACTGGTGCAGTAAGCAAGATTCAGGAGTGGCTGGCATGA
- the rplC gene encoding 50S ribosomal protein L3, with product MAIGLLGRKVGMTRIYGEDGGSTPVTVLEIAANRISQVKTVETDGYSAIQLSTGEKKSSRVSKSEAGHFAKAGVPAGTCVRESRIDDAAGYELGAELAVSMFEAGQMVDVTGMSKGKGFAGVLKRHHFAGQDRTHGNSLSHRVPGSIGQNQTPGRVFPGKKMAGHMGAVQRTAQNLQVVRVDAERNLLLVKGAVPGATNGDVVVKLSVKA from the coding sequence ATGGCTATCGGTCTGCTGGGTCGCAAAGTAGGTATGACCCGGATATACGGTGAAGATGGAGGCTCGACCCCCGTCACTGTGCTTGAGATTGCGGCGAACCGTATATCACAAGTCAAGACGGTAGAAACAGATGGCTATAGTGCCATTCAGTTATCTACAGGTGAGAAAAAGTCTTCCCGCGTTTCCAAGTCGGAAGCTGGTCATTTTGCCAAGGCAGGCGTGCCTGCTGGTACTTGTGTTCGTGAGTCGCGTATTGATGATGCTGCGGGTTATGAATTGGGTGCTGAGCTTGCGGTAAGCATGTTTGAGGCGGGTCAGATGGTTGATGTGACAGGGATGAGCAAAGGTAAAGGTTTTGCTGGTGTGCTGAAACGCCATCATTTTGCTGGTCAAGACCGCACACATGGTAACTCTTTGTCACACCGGGTTCCGGGTTCCATTGGTCAGAACCAAACGCCAGGCCGGGTATTCCCGGGCAAAAAAATGGCTGGTCATATGGGTGCTGTACAGCGTACTGCCCAGAATCTGCAAGTGGTACGTGTAGACGCTGAGCGCAATCTGTTGTTGGTTAAGGGTGCTGTTCCAGGCGCTACTAACGGCGATGTGGTTGTCAAGCTGTCGGTCAAGGCATAA
- the rpsJ gene encoding 30S ribosomal protein S10, with amino-acid sequence MSDQRIRIRLKAFDHRLIDRSATEIVETAKRTGARVKGPIPLPTRVERYTILVSPHVDKDARDQYEIRTYKRLMDIIDPTDKTVDALMKLDLAAGVDVQIKLN; translated from the coding sequence ATGTCTGATCAAAGAATCCGTATTCGCCTGAAAGCATTCGATCACCGTCTGATTGATCGTTCTGCGACTGAAATCGTTGAAACGGCCAAGCGTACTGGTGCGCGTGTGAAAGGGCCAATCCCTTTGCCAACACGTGTAGAGCGTTACACCATTCTGGTTTCGCCTCATGTTGATAAGGATGCGCGTGACCAGTATGAGATTCGCACTTACAAGCGTCTTATGGATATTATTGATCCGACTGACAAGACTGTTGATGCCCTGATGAAGCTGGATCTGGCTGCGGGCGTTGATGTACAAATCAAGCTTAACTGA
- the tuf gene encoding elongation factor Tu produces the protein MAKSKFERTKTHVNVGTIGHVDHGKTTLTAALTVVQARKFGGEAKAYDQIDAAPEEKARGITISTAHVEYESDTRHYAHVDCPGHADYVKNMITGAAQMDGAILVCSAADGPMPQTREHILLSRQVGVPYVVVYMNKCDLVDDEELLELVEMELRELLSSYDFPGDDTPIVKGSARMALEGDQSDIGEPSITRLIEAIDTFIPDPVRAVDGTFLMPVEDVFSISGRGTVVTGRIERGVVKVGESIEIVGIRATQTTTVTGVEMFRKLLDQGMAGDNVGLLLRGTKRDDVERGQVLCKPGSIKPHTKFEAEVYVLSKDEGGRHTPFFKGYRPQFYFRTTDVTGACDLPEGVEMVMPGDNVKLVVSLINPIAMEDGLRFAIREGGRTVGAGVVAKIIE, from the coding sequence ATGGCTAAGAGTAAATTTGAGCGCACCAAGACGCACGTGAACGTAGGTACAATTGGTCACGTTGATCATGGTAAAACCACGCTAACAGCAGCATTGACTGTTGTGCAGGCTCGTAAGTTCGGCGGTGAGGCGAAAGCTTATGATCAAATCGACGCTGCGCCAGAAGAAAAAGCACGTGGTATTACGATTTCTACTGCTCATGTGGAATACGAATCCGATACTCGTCACTATGCGCACGTTGACTGTCCGGGGCATGCTGACTATGTAAAAAATATGATTACTGGGGCGGCACAGATGGATGGTGCTATTTTGGTCTGCTCCGCTGCTGACGGTCCCATGCCTCAGACACGTGAACATATCTTGCTGTCGCGTCAGGTGGGTGTTCCTTATGTCGTGGTTTACATGAACAAGTGCGACCTAGTCGATGACGAAGAGTTGTTGGAACTGGTTGAGATGGAGTTGCGCGAACTGCTGTCTAGCTATGATTTTCCTGGTGATGATACGCCGATCGTTAAAGGTTCTGCGCGTATGGCTCTGGAAGGTGATCAATCTGACATCGGCGAGCCATCTATCACTCGCTTGATCGAGGCAATTGATACGTTTATTCCAGATCCTGTTCGTGCGGTTGACGGTACTTTCTTGATGCCGGTCGAAGATGTCTTCTCTATTTCGGGGCGTGGTACGGTTGTCACTGGTCGTATTGAGCGTGGTGTGGTCAAAGTGGGTGAGAGTATTGAGATTGTTGGTATTCGTGCCACTCAAACCACGACTGTCACGGGTGTTGAGATGTTCCGTAAGCTGTTAGATCAAGGTATGGCGGGTGATAATGTTGGCTTGTTGTTGCGTGGCACTAAGCGTGATGATGTGGAGCGTGGTCAGGTGCTATGTAAGCCAGGTTCTATCAAGCCGCATACCAAATTTGAAGCGGAAGTTTATGTTCTGTCTAAGGATGAGGGTGGTCGTCATACGCCATTTTTTAAAGGCTACCGCCCACAGTTCTACTTCCGCACTACCGATGTGACAGGCGCTTGCGACCTGCCGGAAGGCGTGGAAATGGTCATGCCGGGTGATAATGTCAAGCTGGTTGTTAGCTTGATTAACCCGATTGCGATGGAAGATGGACTGCGTTTCGCGATCCGTGAAGGTGGCCGTACTGTCGGCGCCGGTGTTGTTGCTAAAATTATTGAGTAA
- the fusA gene encoding elongation factor G, with protein sequence MARSTPIEQYRNIGIMAHIDAGKTTTTERILFYTGVSHKIGEVHDGAATMDWMEQERERGITITSAATTCFWSGMDKQFPLHRINIIDTPGHVDFTIEVERSLRVLDGAMFVLCAVGGVQPQSETVWRQANKYHVPRMAFVNKMDRSGANFLRVYEQLKAKLNANPVPLQLPIGAEEDFAGVVDLIRMKAIMWNDADKGVTYEAVDIPADMVASCQEWREKMVEAAAEADDILMDKYLEEGDLSTEEIIAGLRKRTINLEIIPMTCGSAFKNKGVQAALDKIVELMPSPLDVPAIKGHLDDKAETEAERHASDDEPFAALAFKIATDPFVGTLTFFRVYSGVLTSQSVVYNPVKGKRERIGRLVQMHSNAREDIDEVRAGDIAAAVGLKDVTTGDTLCDMNRVITLEKMDFPEPVIAVAVEPKSKADQERMGIALSKLAQEDPSFRVRTDEETGQTIIAGMGELHLEIIVDRMLREFKVNCNVGAPQVAYRETIRKTVEVEGKFVRQSGGRGQYGHVWLRLEPLGEAEGYKFENALVGGVVPKEFVPAVDKGVQEQMGNGVLVGFPLVDMKVTLFDGSYHDVDSSEMAFKIAGSIALRQGVMDASPILLEPVMKVEVTTPEEYMGDVIGDLNRRRGVIHGMDEENGSLVVRVEVPLGEMFGYATDLRSATQGRAAYSMEFVRYSEAPAVVTQAVIKKVKGE encoded by the coding sequence GTGGCACGTAGCACCCCTATTGAGCAGTACCGTAATATCGGCATCATGGCACACATTGATGCGGGTAAGACTACTACTACCGAGCGCATCCTGTTTTACACGGGTGTGTCTCATAAGATAGGGGAGGTGCATGATGGCGCTGCGACCATGGACTGGATGGAGCAGGAGCGTGAGCGTGGTATAACCATTACCTCCGCTGCTACCACTTGTTTTTGGTCGGGTATGGATAAGCAGTTTCCGCTGCATCGCATCAATATTATCGACACGCCGGGGCACGTTGACTTCACCATTGAAGTAGAGCGTTCGCTGCGGGTGTTGGATGGTGCGATGTTCGTGCTGTGCGCCGTGGGTGGTGTGCAGCCGCAGTCGGAAACGGTGTGGCGGCAGGCGAATAAGTATCATGTGCCGCGCATGGCTTTCGTCAATAAGATGGATCGTTCCGGTGCAAACTTCCTGCGCGTTTACGAGCAGTTGAAGGCTAAACTGAATGCTAATCCGGTGCCGTTGCAACTGCCGATCGGAGCAGAAGAAGATTTTGCTGGTGTCGTTGATCTGATTCGCATGAAAGCGATCATGTGGAATGATGCTGACAAGGGTGTTACTTACGAAGCTGTTGATATTCCAGCAGATATGGTGGCTTCTTGTCAGGAATGGCGTGAGAAGATGGTAGAGGCTGCTGCCGAAGCCGATGATATTTTGATGGATAAGTACCTTGAAGAAGGCGATTTGTCCACTGAAGAGATTATAGCTGGTTTGCGTAAGCGTACCATTAATCTTGAAATTATCCCGATGACCTGTGGCTCGGCTTTCAAGAATAAGGGCGTGCAAGCAGCACTTGATAAGATTGTTGAGTTGATGCCTTCACCCTTGGATGTGCCTGCAATCAAGGGACACTTGGATGATAAGGCAGAAACCGAGGCGGAGCGTCATGCGAGTGATGACGAGCCGTTTGCTGCATTGGCTTTCAAGATTGCGACTGACCCCTTTGTGGGGACATTGACGTTTTTCCGGGTATATTCTGGCGTGTTGACATCACAAAGTGTTGTCTACAATCCTGTCAAAGGTAAGCGCGAGCGTATTGGACGTTTGGTGCAAATGCACTCGAATGCGCGTGAGGATATTGATGAAGTACGTGCTGGTGATATTGCGGCTGCTGTCGGTCTGAAGGATGTGACAACGGGTGATACGCTGTGCGATATGAATCGTGTCATTACCTTGGAGAAAATGGATTTTCCTGAGCCGGTTATTGCCGTCGCGGTTGAGCCAAAGTCTAAGGCTGACCAAGAGCGCATGGGTATTGCACTGAGTAAGCTCGCACAGGAAGACCCGTCATTCCGAGTGCGTACTGATGAGGAAACCGGGCAAACGATTATCGCTGGCATGGGCGAGTTGCACTTGGAAATCATCGTCGATCGGATGTTGCGTGAGTTTAAGGTCAACTGCAATGTGGGTGCGCCGCAAGTAGCTTACCGTGAGACCATCCGCAAAACGGTTGAAGTTGAAGGTAAATTTGTGCGTCAGTCTGGTGGGCGCGGGCAGTATGGTCATGTTTGGCTGCGTCTTGAGCCGCTAGGCGAAGCAGAAGGCTACAAATTTGAAAATGCCTTGGTGGGTGGTGTGGTGCCGAAAGAATTCGTGCCAGCCGTCGACAAGGGGGTGCAAGAACAAATGGGTAACGGCGTATTGGTGGGTTTTCCGCTGGTCGATATGAAAGTTACCCTGTTTGATGGGTCTTATCATGATGTCGATTCCAGTGAAATGGCATTTAAGATTGCAGGTTCTATCGCACTCCGGCAAGGGGTTATGGATGCTAGTCCGATTCTGTTAGAGCCGGTTATGAAAGTTGAAGTAACTACACCTGAAGAGTATATGGGTGATGTTATCGGTGATTTGAACCGACGGCGTGGTGTTATCCATGGTATGGATGAAGAGAACGGTAGTTTGGTTGTGCGTGTAGAAGTGCCTTTGGGTGAAATGTTTGGTTACGCCACTGACTTGCGTTCAGCTACTCAAGGGCGTGCGGCTTATAGCATGGAATTTGTACGGTATTCGGAAGCGCCTGCGGTTGTGACGCAAGCGGTGATAAAGAAAGTGAAAGGTGAGTAA
- the rpsG gene encoding 30S ribosomal protein S7, translated as MPRRREVPKRIVLPDPKFGSQLLTKFMNAIMQDGKKSAAEKIIYGALTEISVKKGGDGIEVLEYALDNVRPAVEVKSRRVGGATYQVPVEVRPSRQNALAMRWLIDAARERGEKSMARKLAGELMDASEKRGTAVKKREDVHRMAEANKAFAHFRW; from the coding sequence ATGCCTAGAAGAAGAGAAGTCCCCAAACGCATCGTGCTGCCCGATCCTAAGTTCGGAAGCCAATTGCTGACTAAGTTCATGAATGCCATCATGCAAGATGGTAAAAAGTCTGCCGCTGAAAAGATTATTTACGGTGCGCTGACTGAAATTTCTGTTAAGAAGGGCGGTGACGGTATTGAAGTGCTGGAATATGCACTGGATAACGTTCGTCCTGCGGTAGAAGTTAAGTCACGCCGTGTGGGTGGTGCAACTTACCAAGTGCCGGTTGAAGTGCGTCCTTCACGTCAAAATGCGCTGGCGATGCGTTGGTTGATTGATGCGGCTCGCGAGCGTGGTGAAAAATCCATGGCGCGTAAGCTGGCAGGTGAGTTGATGGATGCTTCTGAAAAGCGTGGTACGGCTGTGAAGAAGCGTGAAGACGTGCATCGCATGGCAGAAGCTAACAAAGCCTTCGCACACTTCCGCTGGTAA
- the rpsL gene encoding 30S ribosomal protein S12, translating into MATVNQLVRKPRQSKVEKSKVPALEACPQRRGVCTRVYTTTPKKPNSAMRKVARVRLTNGFEVTSYIGGEGHNLQEHSVVLIRGGRVKDLPGVRYHTVRGSLDTQGVKNRKQARSKYGAKRPKK; encoded by the coding sequence ATGGCAACAGTAAACCAGTTGGTGCGTAAGCCGCGCCAAAGCAAAGTAGAAAAGAGTAAGGTGCCAGCGTTGGAGGCTTGTCCACAACGTCGCGGTGTTTGTACCCGTGTTTATACAACCACGCCAAAGAAGCCGAACTCCGCTATGCGTAAGGTTGCTCGTGTGCGTCTGACCAATGGCTTTGAAGTCACCAGCTATATCGGTGGTGAGGGTCATAATCTCCAGGAACACTCGGTTGTACTGATTCGCGGCGGTCGTGTAAAAGACCTTCCGGGTGTCCGTTACCATACGGTTCGCGGTAGTCTGGATACACAGGGCGTTAAAAACCGTAAACAGGCTCGTTCCAAATACGGCGCGAAGCGTCCCAAGAAGTAA